The following coding sequences are from one Reyranella humidisoli window:
- a CDS encoding lysine--tRNA ligase yields the protein MSQIDRTIAEAARAWPFEEARKLVARTGGKAPGKGYVLFETGYGPSGLPHIGTFGEVVRTTMVRQAFRRLSDVPARLFCFSDDMDGLRKVPDNVPNKEMLAAHLGKPLTAVPDPFSNEHPSFGAANNARLRAFLDSFGFEYEFQSATEWYKSGRFDTMLLAMLRHYDEVQAVMLPTLGEERRATYSIFLPISPKTGRVLQVPVIKTDADAGTIVYRDEDGTMVETPVTGGNVKLQWKADWAGRWFALDVDYEMYGKDLIPSAELSAKIVRILGGKPPEGFNYELFLDEEGKKISKSKGNGLSVEEWLRYASPESLSLYMHQQPRRAKRLHFDVIPRAIDDYLSLVEKLPKEEPARALENPAWHIHDGTAPANSAAGVTFGMLLNLAGVANTEDKDVLWQYLRRYVPGATPENAPYLDRLLAGAVAYYQDFVKSSKKFRLPTDRERPALEDLLATLRGMSEDATAEAIQEEVYEAGKRHFAKEELRQWFKTLYEVLLGSEQGPRMGAFIKLYGRDNVVKLIERALAGEDLGKAA from the coding sequence ATGTCCCAGATTGATCGCACTATTGCCGAGGCCGCGCGCGCGTGGCCGTTTGAAGAAGCCCGCAAGCTCGTCGCCCGCACCGGCGGCAAAGCGCCGGGCAAAGGCTATGTGCTGTTCGAGACCGGCTACGGCCCGTCGGGACTGCCGCATATCGGCACGTTCGGCGAGGTCGTGCGCACGACGATGGTGCGTCAGGCGTTCCGCCGGCTGTCCGATGTGCCGGCGCGCCTGTTCTGTTTCTCCGACGACATGGACGGCCTGCGCAAGGTGCCGGACAACGTCCCGAACAAGGAGATGCTGGCGGCCCATCTCGGCAAGCCGCTGACCGCGGTGCCCGATCCCTTCAGCAACGAGCATCCGAGCTTCGGCGCGGCCAACAACGCCCGGCTGCGCGCCTTCCTCGATTCGTTCGGCTTCGAGTACGAGTTCCAGTCGGCGACCGAGTGGTACAAGTCCGGTCGCTTCGACACGATGCTGCTCGCCATGCTGCGCCACTACGACGAGGTGCAGGCGGTCATGCTGCCGACGCTCGGCGAGGAGCGCCGCGCGACCTATTCGATCTTCCTGCCGATCTCGCCAAAGACCGGCCGCGTGCTTCAGGTGCCCGTCATCAAGACCGATGCGGATGCCGGCACGATCGTCTATCGCGACGAGGACGGCACGATGGTCGAGACGCCGGTGACCGGCGGCAACGTCAAGCTGCAGTGGAAGGCCGACTGGGCGGGCCGCTGGTTCGCACTCGACGTCGACTACGAGATGTACGGCAAGGACCTGATCCCCTCGGCCGAACTCTCCGCGAAGATCGTGCGCATCCTGGGCGGCAAGCCGCCGGAGGGCTTCAACTACGAGCTCTTCCTCGACGAGGAAGGCAAGAAGATCTCCAAGTCGAAGGGCAACGGCCTCTCGGTCGAGGAATGGCTGCGCTACGCCTCGCCCGAATCGCTGTCGCTCTACATGCACCAGCAGCCGCGCCGTGCGAAGCGACTGCATTTCGACGTGATCCCGCGCGCCATCGACGACTACCTCTCGCTGGTCGAGAAGCTGCCCAAGGAAGAGCCGGCGCGTGCGCTGGAGAATCCGGCCTGGCACATCCACGACGGCACCGCGCCCGCCAACTCGGCGGCCGGCGTCACCTTCGGCATGCTGCTGAACCTCGCGGGCGTTGCGAACACCGAGGACAAGGACGTCCTCTGGCAATACCTGCGCCGCTACGTGCCCGGCGCGACGCCCGAGAACGCGCCTTACCTCGACCGGCTGCTGGCCGGCGCGGTCGCCTACTACCAGGACTTCGTGAAGTCCTCGAAGAAGTTCCGCCTGCCCACCGACCGCGAGCGGCCGGCGCTCGAGGACCTGCTCGCGACGCTGCGCGGCATGTCCGAGGACGCCACCGCCGAGGCCATCCAGGAAGAGGTCTACGAGGCCGGCAAGCGTCACTTCGCCAAGGAAGAGCTGCGCCAGTGGTTCAAGACGCTCTACGAGGTGCTGCTCGGCAGCGAGCAGGGGCCGCGCATGGGCGCCTTCATCAAGCTCTACGGTCGCGACAATGTCGTGAAGCTGATCGAACGCGCGCTGGCTGGCGAGGATCTGGGCAAGGCAGCGTAG
- a CDS encoding ureidoglycolate lyase: MSDGVVFDYLNPDIPPGLRLLDVPLIRANRDTIKGYGEVVRDPKKQKIEIVPWPLNGSRKLDAGTGIEGGTTEGIFTCEWRGNELIGRNEAVGGHYVIGFRDLPEKAQPGVKLSRGRVLLWHCNYHPDGGQLFWPLDGKPFVVPVALPGDDLKPETFKAFWSDGSVGIYIHPGIWHEGVFPVHESGRFFDKQGKVHARVSCDLAREFGVLLNVPLPLG, encoded by the coding sequence ATGAGCGACGGCGTTGTCTTCGACTACCTCAATCCCGATATCCCGCCCGGACTGCGGCTGCTCGACGTCCCGTTGATCCGCGCCAATCGCGATACCATCAAGGGTTATGGCGAGGTCGTGCGTGACCCGAAGAAGCAGAAGATCGAGATCGTGCCGTGGCCGCTCAACGGCTCGCGCAAGCTCGATGCCGGCACCGGCATCGAGGGAGGCACGACCGAGGGCATCTTCACCTGTGAATGGCGGGGCAACGAGCTGATCGGCCGCAACGAGGCGGTCGGCGGCCACTACGTCATCGGCTTCCGCGACCTTCCCGAGAAGGCCCAGCCCGGCGTGAAGCTGAGCAGGGGCCGCGTACTGCTGTGGCATTGCAACTATCATCCTGACGGCGGCCAGCTCTTCTGGCCACTCGACGGCAAGCCGTTCGTCGTGCCGGTGGCGCTGCCGGGCGACGATCTCAAGCCGGAGACCTTCAAGGCCTTCTGGTCCGACGGCAGCGTCGGCATCTACATCCATCCGGGCATCTGGCACGAGGGCGTGTTCCCGGTGCACGAGTCGGGCCGCTTCTTCGACAAGCAGGGCAAGGTTCATGCGCGCGTGAGCTGCGACCTCGCGCGCGAGTTCGGCGTGCTGCTCAACGTCCCGCTGCCGCTGGGCTGA
- a CDS encoding TetR/AcrR family transcriptional regulator, with amino-acid sequence MPTALKPRKKPIQTRSTVTVDAIVEATIRILRQDGWAACTTTRIAALAGVSVGSLYQYFPNRNAIAVEIIRQRTRTYLAAVLAADLTGAATPGETVDRAIAAFVIEKRKGLDVSLALRDALPEVQGRQTIIEEARRFVPALQAKLAAAGAGTTAPLQLAVALAAVEGAVWEIMAQDEAAIERPEAIAALSRVFKAAAGFSPAAAGR; translated from the coding sequence GTGCCGACCGCCCTGAAACCGCGCAAGAAGCCCATCCAGACGCGCTCGACCGTGACGGTGGATGCCATCGTCGAGGCGACCATTCGCATTCTGCGGCAGGACGGATGGGCCGCGTGCACGACGACGCGGATCGCGGCGCTGGCCGGCGTCTCGGTCGGCTCGCTCTACCAGTACTTCCCCAACCGAAATGCCATCGCCGTCGAGATCATCCGCCAGCGCACCCGCACCTACCTGGCCGCGGTCCTCGCCGCCGACCTGACGGGCGCCGCAACGCCCGGCGAGACCGTTGATCGCGCGATCGCCGCCTTCGTGATCGAGAAGCGCAAGGGGCTCGACGTCTCGCTGGCGCTGCGCGACGCGCTGCCCGAAGTACAGGGGCGCCAGACGATCATCGAGGAAGCGCGCCGGTTCGTTCCGGCCCTTCAGGCCAAGCTCGCGGCGGCTGGCGCAGGGACCACCGCCCCCCTGCAGCTCGCAGTGGCGCTCGCCGCCGTGGAAGGAGCGGTGTGGGAGATAATGGCCCAGGATGAGGCCGCAATCGAACGCCCTGAAGCGATCGCCGCCCTGTCCAGGGTGTTCAAGGCCGCGGCGGGCTTCAGCCCAGCGGCAGCGGGACGTTGA
- a CDS encoding SDR family NAD(P)-dependent oxidoreductase — MTVIHLVTGATSGIGLELVRLLLAEPASHVIVGARRPAEASALRGVADAGRLHILPLDLSSLASTVAFADAVAMRLQGRRLASLAANAGLQNVGARRMTVDGYEETLQANWLAHAVLIERLLPFLEPGAPVAFTASGTHDPADTGARLFGFRGGVYSGIERVVRGELDDSVSVKQQGMDRYATSKLVAILHVYALARGTPAGGPRWFAFDPGLMPGTGLARDRSAIERWAWSTILPVLARAMRGASTPRRSAATYARVLTGRLFPQDSGVHLDFSGRRTASSTDSNRREWQDEVAAFARTTAQGLRPAAAETAPR; from the coding sequence ATGACCGTCATCCATCTTGTCACCGGAGCCACCTCGGGGATCGGCCTCGAACTCGTGCGCCTGCTGCTCGCCGAACCTGCGAGCCATGTCATCGTGGGCGCCCGCCGGCCCGCGGAAGCGTCGGCGCTGCGCGGCGTCGCGGACGCAGGCCGCCTGCACATCCTGCCGCTCGATCTTTCTTCGCTCGCCTCGACGGTCGCGTTCGCCGACGCGGTGGCGATGCGCCTCCAGGGCAGGCGTCTCGCCTCCCTTGCCGCCAATGCCGGCCTCCAGAACGTGGGTGCTCGGCGAATGACGGTCGACGGCTACGAGGAGACCCTGCAGGCGAACTGGCTGGCGCACGCGGTGCTGATCGAGCGGCTGCTGCCGTTCCTCGAACCGGGCGCGCCGGTCGCCTTCACCGCGAGCGGCACGCACGATCCTGCCGATACCGGCGCCCGCCTGTTCGGCTTCCGGGGCGGCGTCTATTCCGGAATCGAACGGGTGGTCCGCGGCGAGCTCGACGACAGCGTGTCGGTGAAGCAGCAGGGCATGGACCGCTATGCCACGTCCAAGCTCGTCGCCATCCTGCATGTCTATGCCCTTGCGCGTGGCACGCCCGCCGGAGGTCCGCGCTGGTTCGCCTTCGATCCCGGCCTGATGCCGGGCACGGGGCTGGCGCGTGACCGCTCCGCGATTGAACGCTGGGCCTGGTCGACCATCCTGCCGGTGCTGGCGCGGGCGATGCGCGGCGCCAGCACGCCGCGCCGCTCGGCCGCAACCTACGCAAGGGTGCTGACCGGACGCCTGTTCCCGCAGGACAGCGGTGTGCATCTGGATTTCTCCGGCAGGCGGACGGCGAGCTCGACCGATTCCAATCGCCGGGAATGGCAGGACGAGGTCGCCGCGTTCGCACGCACGACGGCTCAGGGTTTGCGGCCGGCCGCTGCGGAGACGGCGCCGAGATAG
- a CDS encoding TetR/AcrR family transcriptional regulator — MATRRQPVETKRRTPRQTRSAETVASIVEAAAQILEKGGLAAFTTNAVAERAGVSIGTLYQYFADKNALVMALAREEMEAALGEVARALQGEVDPSVEGRIRAMVRVIVHAFRGRQRARKAVIQAILSQDGGISLMAPVAAFIARAGETVGRGPNSLLGPLTREQVFVVSRSLMGVVRAAVLEEQPFLASRGFEDEIVRMIVAYLGAVSAAAGRKP; from the coding sequence ATGGCCACTCGCCGCCAACCCGTTGAAACGAAACGAAGAACGCCGCGCCAGACCCGCTCGGCCGAGACCGTGGCCTCGATCGTCGAGGCCGCCGCTCAGATTCTGGAGAAGGGCGGCCTGGCCGCTTTCACCACCAACGCCGTGGCCGAACGGGCGGGCGTGAGCATCGGCACGCTCTACCAGTACTTCGCCGACAAGAACGCGCTGGTGATGGCGCTCGCCCGCGAGGAGATGGAGGCCGCCCTCGGAGAGGTGGCACGGGCGCTGCAGGGCGAGGTCGATCCGTCGGTCGAGGGACGCATCCGCGCCATGGTGCGGGTAATCGTCCATGCCTTTCGCGGCCGGCAACGCGCGCGCAAGGCCGTGATCCAGGCGATCCTGTCGCAAGATGGCGGGATCTCCCTGATGGCGCCGGTCGCGGCTTTCATCGCCCGCGCCGGCGAAACCGTCGGGCGCGGCCCGAACTCGCTGCTGGGCCCCCTCACCCGCGAGCAGGTGTTCGTGGTATCGCGCAGCCTCATGGGAGTCGTGCGCGCCGCGGTGCTGGAGGAGCAGCCCTTCCTCGCCAGCCGTGGCTTCGAGGACGAGATCGTGCGGATGATCGTCGCCTATCTCGGCGCCGTCTCCGCAGCGGCCGGCCGCAAACCCTGA
- a CDS encoding sterol desaturase family protein, translated as MQAFATLYLVILPLVLAAALIEGIWQSRTRAEAYDWKSWACSIADLAGRRLLAFIPYTLAAPWLDWMYEYRLFTQSLDSVWSVALLFVGLEFFYYWFHRASHTVRWFWSSHSVHHSPNQFNFAAAYRLGWIGRFTGTSFFFAPLVLLGFTPQTVLTALFLNLLYQFWIHADWIPRLGWLEYVLNTPSAHRVHHARNPEYLDANFGGVLIVFDRLFGTYVAEREAVKCDFGLVSPVVSSHNPLVLNFGPWIGLAKDLASAKSMREAWMYLFGPPGWRADGAGLTTTEIRRAHAVPAE; from the coding sequence GTGCAGGCATTCGCCACTCTCTATCTCGTCATCCTGCCGCTCGTGCTGGCCGCGGCGCTGATCGAAGGCATCTGGCAGTCGCGGACCCGCGCTGAAGCGTATGACTGGAAATCCTGGGCCTGCTCGATCGCCGACCTCGCCGGTCGCCGCCTGCTGGCGTTCATTCCCTATACGCTGGCCGCACCCTGGCTCGACTGGATGTACGAGTATCGCCTGTTCACCCAGTCGCTCGACAGCGTCTGGTCTGTGGCGCTGCTCTTCGTCGGGCTCGAGTTCTTCTATTACTGGTTCCATCGCGCCAGCCACACGGTGCGCTGGTTCTGGTCCTCGCACTCGGTCCATCACTCGCCGAACCAGTTCAACTTCGCCGCCGCCTATCGGCTGGGCTGGATCGGCCGCTTCACCGGCACGTCGTTCTTCTTCGCGCCGCTGGTGCTGCTGGGTTTCACGCCGCAGACGGTCCTGACGGCCCTGTTCCTGAACCTGCTGTACCAGTTCTGGATCCATGCCGACTGGATCCCAAGGCTCGGCTGGCTGGAATACGTGCTCAACACCCCGTCTGCCCACCGCGTCCACCATGCGCGGAACCCGGAGTATCTCGACGCCAATTTCGGCGGCGTGCTGATCGTGTTCGACCGCCTGTTCGGGACCTACGTGGCCGAACGCGAGGCCGTGAAATGCGACTTCGGCCTGGTGTCTCCGGTCGTGTCTTCGCACAACCCGCTGGTGCTGAACTTCGGCCCCTGGATCGGGCTCGCGAAGGATCTCGCCTCGGCGAAGTCGATGCGCGAGGCCTGGATGTATCTGTTCGGCCCGCCCGGCTGGCGTGCCGACGGCGCGGGCCTCACCACCACCGAGATTCGCCGCGCGCATGCCGTACCGGCCGAATGA
- a CDS encoding SDR family oxidoreductase — protein MAKDKVCVVIGAGDATGGAIARRFAREGYTAVVTRRSADKLQSLVARIVEEGGKVHPFGSDARDEAQVEALFRQIETEIGEIEVFVFNIGGNVRFDIRDTTPRVYRKVWEMTAFAGFLTAREAAKAMVPRGRGTMIFTGATASIRGGRGFSAFAGGKHAVRALAQSMARELGPQNIHVAHVIVDGAIDTEWIKTNFPDRYNAGPDAILNPDDIAETYWQLHCQKRSAWTFEMDIRPWKENW, from the coding sequence ATGGCCAAGGACAAGGTCTGCGTCGTGATCGGCGCGGGCGATGCGACGGGCGGCGCGATCGCCCGCCGCTTCGCGCGCGAGGGCTACACCGCCGTCGTCACACGCCGCAGCGCCGACAAGCTGCAGTCGCTGGTGGCACGAATCGTGGAGGAGGGCGGCAAGGTCCATCCGTTCGGCTCCGACGCCCGCGACGAGGCGCAGGTCGAAGCGCTGTTCCGCCAGATCGAGACCGAGATCGGCGAGATCGAGGTCTTCGTGTTCAACATCGGCGGCAACGTCCGCTTCGACATCCGCGACACGACTCCGCGGGTCTACCGCAAGGTCTGGGAAATGACGGCCTTCGCCGGTTTCCTGACGGCGCGTGAAGCGGCGAAGGCGATGGTGCCGCGCGGGCGGGGCACGATGATCTTCACCGGGGCCACCGCCTCGATCCGGGGCGGCCGCGGCTTCTCGGCCTTCGCCGGCGGCAAGCATGCGGTGCGGGCGCTGGCGCAGTCGATGGCGCGCGAGCTGGGGCCGCAGAACATCCATGTCGCGCACGTCATCGTCGACGGCGCCATCGACACCGAGTGGATCAAGACCAATTTCCCCGACCGCTACAATGCCGGCCCCGACGCGATCCTCAATCCCGACGACATCGCCGAGACTTACTGGCAGCTTCATTGCCAGAAGCGCAGCGCCTGGACCTTCGAGATGGACATCAGGCCGTGGAAGGAAAACTGGTAG
- a CDS encoding ketopantoate reductase family protein translates to MKICLYGAGSIGGIIGAHLARVKGVEVSLIARGAHLDAIRRNGLRLISPHEDFTVKVNATDDPAELGPQDVVFITLKTHQYLAVLDKVLPLLGPETALIPPTTGAPYWFFHKLGGPFEGSRLKRMDPDGRQWSMFGPERALGCAYWAGGVVPAPGVAHLENEVCYLPLGEPDGSASPRVTALSAAMNEAGLKAPVKSDIRAEIWSKMINSLTWNPIAVLTLADNGGIGCSPGAVDIARRMMTEAEAVAAKFGATMATPMEKRIEFTVGLGDHKMSMLTDLQAGKPLEIDALADSIADLSELAGVATPTIDMMLSLLKLRAVA, encoded by the coding sequence ATGAAAATCTGCCTCTACGGCGCCGGGTCGATCGGCGGAATCATCGGCGCCCACCTCGCACGCGTGAAAGGTGTCGAAGTCAGCCTGATCGCACGCGGCGCCCATCTCGACGCCATCCGCCGGAACGGGTTGCGCCTGATCTCGCCGCACGAGGATTTCACCGTGAAGGTGAACGCGACGGACGATCCGGCCGAGCTCGGGCCCCAGGACGTCGTGTTCATCACCCTCAAGACGCACCAGTATCTTGCGGTGCTCGACAAGGTGCTTCCGTTGCTGGGACCGGAAACGGCGCTGATCCCGCCGACCACGGGCGCGCCCTACTGGTTCTTCCACAAGCTCGGCGGCCCGTTCGAGGGCAGCCGGCTGAAGCGGATGGATCCCGATGGCCGGCAATGGTCGATGTTCGGGCCCGAGCGGGCGCTGGGCTGCGCCTATTGGGCGGGCGGCGTCGTGCCCGCGCCCGGCGTGGCGCATCTCGAGAATGAGGTCTGCTACCTGCCGCTCGGCGAACCCGACGGCTCGGCCTCGCCGCGGGTGACGGCGCTCAGCGCCGCGATGAACGAGGCCGGCCTCAAGGCGCCGGTGAAATCCGACATCCGCGCCGAGATCTGGAGCAAGATGATCAACAGCCTGACTTGGAATCCCATTGCGGTCCTGACGCTCGCCGACAATGGCGGGATCGGCTGCAGCCCGGGCGCCGTGGACATCGCTCGCCGCATGATGACGGAGGCCGAGGCGGTCGCGGCGAAGTTCGGCGCGACCATGGCGACGCCGATGGAGAAGCGCATCGAGTTCACGGTCGGACTGGGCGACCACAAGATGTCGATGCTGACCGACCTTCAGGCCGGCAAGCCGCTCGAGATCGACGCACTGGCCGATTCGATCGCCGACCTCAGCGAACTTGCCGGCGTCGCGACGCCGACCATCGACATGATGCTGTCGCTGCTGAAGCTGCGCGCGGTGGCATAG
- a CDS encoding pyridoxamine 5'-phosphate oxidase family protein has protein sequence MTALTVDTSKLWDMIKDIRFGMLTVRGADRSLYSRPMTTQNGEADRGGVIWFFMSRSGQPVADLTQSPDVNVSYANPEADSYVSVSGSARIFDDPVKKKELWSAAANAWFPAGVDDPDLALVAILVAQAEYWDVKSNKAVQIFKLAKAAITGEPPADLAEHRRVRMR, from the coding sequence ATGACCGCGCTGACCGTGGATACCAGCAAGCTCTGGGACATGATCAAGGACATCCGTTTCGGCATGCTGACCGTGCGTGGCGCTGACAGGAGTCTTTATTCGCGGCCGATGACGACGCAAAACGGCGAGGCCGACCGTGGCGGCGTCATCTGGTTCTTCATGTCGCGTTCGGGCCAGCCGGTGGCCGATCTTACGCAGTCGCCGGACGTGAACGTGTCCTACGCCAATCCCGAGGCCGACAGCTATGTGTCGGTGAGCGGTTCGGCGCGCATCTTTGACGACCCGGTCAAGAAGAAGGAGCTGTGGAGCGCGGCTGCCAACGCCTGGTTCCCGGCCGGCGTCGACGATCCAGACCTTGCCCTGGTCGCCATCCTCGTGGCCCAGGCCGAGTATTGGGACGTGAAATCCAACAAGGCCGTCCAGATCTTCAAGCTCGCCAAGGCGGCCATCACCGGTGAACCTCCGGCTGACCTGGCGGAGCATCGCCGCGTCCGCATGCGCTGA
- a CDS encoding bacteriocin, whose protein sequence is MIKVIAVSVLALSLAACGDTWGQRAVTGGGIGAGTGALIGALTPIGLLPGALVGGAVGAGVGAATTPRR, encoded by the coding sequence ATGATTAAAGTGATCGCCGTTTCCGTCCTCGCGCTCAGCCTCGCCGCCTGTGGCGATACTTGGGGCCAACGCGCCGTGACGGGAGGCGGCATCGGCGCAGGCACGGGCGCGCTGATCGGAGCCCTTACACCGATCGGCCTGCTGCCGGGCGCGCTGGTTGGTGGCGCCGTGGGCGCCGGCGTGGGCGCGGCGACAACGCCCCGGCGATAG
- a CDS encoding potassium channel family protein, whose translation MNRNRMLRRIAYVRRNRCSALVAALCLFTVLNPLLAGSAIGGSVLGVALFTVLVLAVWALRLERPVLWGLGVFGFITVDALIADRMGFGGLRPIALGSTAVFVGAITIALLRYVLDRRPITTDKVFGAVASYILIALSFASLFGFLQVFQPHAFHATIAHGSDGKLNWSDLMYFSFTVLTSTGFGEITPATPMARALIVIEQVLGVMYVAFLIARLANMYGSTKHSR comes from the coding sequence ATGAACCGAAATCGCATGCTGCGCCGCATCGCCTATGTGCGCCGCAACCGCTGCAGTGCTCTGGTAGCCGCCCTGTGCCTTTTCACGGTGCTCAATCCGTTGCTTGCCGGCTCGGCGATCGGCGGTTCGGTGCTGGGCGTGGCGCTGTTCACGGTCCTCGTGCTGGCGGTCTGGGCGCTTCGCCTCGAACGGCCCGTCCTCTGGGGGCTGGGTGTCTTCGGATTCATCACCGTCGATGCGCTGATCGCCGATCGCATGGGCTTTGGCGGGCTGCGTCCGATCGCGCTGGGGTCGACGGCGGTCTTCGTCGGCGCCATCACCATCGCGCTCCTGCGCTATGTGCTCGACCGCCGACCGATCACCACCGACAAGGTGTTCGGCGCCGTCGCGTCCTACATCCTGATCGCCCTGTCCTTTGCCAGCCTGTTCGGTTTCCTGCAGGTGTTCCAGCCGCACGCCTTCCACGCCACGATCGCGCATGGATCGGACGGCAAGCTCAACTGGTCGGACCTGATGTACTTTTCCTTCACCGTTCTGACCTCGACGGGTTTCGGCGAGATCACGCCGGCGACGCCCATGGCCCGAGCGCTGATCGTGATCGAGCAGGTGCTGGGCGTCATGTACGTCGCCTTCCTGATCGCGCGGCTGGCCAACATGTACGGCTCGACGAAGCATTCGCGTTAG
- a CDS encoding flavin-containing monooxygenase: MSIAAEAVRTRETPDTVERWDAIVIGAGLSGMYQLLKLRQMGFKARVYEAGGGVGGTWYWNRYPGARFDSESWTYGFSFSPEVLKEWDWKEHFSGQPENLRYCEFLADKFDLRRDITFNTRVKAAHWDEAANEWEVTFETGGRARARFLITAIGPLSSPTMPTIPGIEDFKGESWHTGLWPHHPVSFAGKRVAVIGTGASGVQAITEIAKTVGHLTVFQRTPNWCTPLRNSKIEPETMADIRSRYDEIFAQCRENWGCFVHTADPRHSTDVTPEEREAFFEKLYNTPGFAFWQGNFRDVLMDQAANDALTAFVIKKIRARVNDPKIADKLIPRNHGYGTRRVPLESGYFEVYNQPNVKLVDIRETPIERVTEKGLRVGGEDYEFDMIIYATGFDAITGAFDRIDFQGRGGEKLRAKWADGPHTYLGLNVAGFPNMLTLVGPHNAATFCNLPRCIEQNVEFVSDLLGYMRDKGLTRIEATPEAETAWTAHVYDTGSRLLLTKVDSWMTGVNKNVPGRLNRTFMAYAGGAPKYRQKCEEIAANGYEGFKLSS; this comes from the coding sequence ATGAGCATCGCGGCTGAAGCGGTACGGACACGCGAGACCCCGGATACGGTGGAACGCTGGGACGCCATCGTCATCGGCGCCGGCCTGTCGGGCATGTACCAGCTCCTGAAGCTGCGCCAGATGGGCTTCAAGGCGCGCGTCTACGAAGCGGGGGGCGGCGTCGGCGGCACCTGGTACTGGAACCGCTATCCCGGCGCACGCTTCGATTCGGAAAGCTGGACCTACGGTTTCTCCTTCTCGCCGGAAGTGCTGAAGGAATGGGACTGGAAGGAGCATTTCTCCGGCCAGCCCGAGAACCTGCGCTACTGCGAATTCCTGGCCGACAAGTTCGACCTGCGCCGCGACATCACCTTCAACACCCGCGTGAAGGCCGCGCACTGGGACGAGGCCGCCAACGAATGGGAAGTGACGTTCGAGACCGGCGGCCGCGCCCGCGCGCGCTTCCTCATCACCGCGATTGGGCCGCTGTCGTCGCCGACCATGCCGACGATTCCCGGCATCGAGGATTTCAAGGGCGAATCCTGGCACACCGGCCTGTGGCCGCATCATCCCGTCAGCTTCGCGGGCAAGCGCGTCGCGGTGATCGGCACCGGCGCGTCGGGCGTGCAGGCCATCACCGAGATCGCCAAGACCGTGGGGCATCTCACCGTGTTCCAGCGCACGCCCAACTGGTGCACGCCGCTGCGCAACAGCAAGATCGAACCCGAGACGATGGCCGACATCCGCTCGCGCTACGATGAGATATTCGCCCAGTGCCGCGAGAACTGGGGCTGCTTCGTCCATACCGCCGATCCGCGCCATTCGACCGACGTGACGCCGGAGGAGCGCGAGGCCTTCTTCGAGAAGCTCTACAACACGCCCGGCTTTGCTTTCTGGCAGGGCAATTTCCGCGACGTGCTGATGGACCAGGCGGCGAACGACGCGCTCACCGCGTTCGTGATCAAGAAGATCCGCGCCCGCGTGAACGATCCGAAGATCGCCGACAAACTGATTCCCAGGAACCACGGCTACGGCACGCGCCGCGTCCCGCTCGAGAGCGGCTACTTCGAGGTCTACAACCAGCCCAACGTGAAGCTGGTCGATATCCGCGAGACGCCGATCGAGCGTGTCACCGAGAAGGGCCTGCGCGTCGGCGGCGAAGACTACGAATTCGACATGATCATCTATGCGACCGGCTTCGACGCCATCACCGGCGCCTTCGACCGCATCGACTTCCAGGGCCGCGGCGGCGAGAAGCTGCGGGCCAAGTGGGCCGACGGGCCGCACACCTATCTCGGCCTGAACGTCGCGGGCTTCCCCAACATGCTGACCCTGGTTGGCCCGCACAACGCGGCGACCTTCTGCAACCTGCCGCGCTGCATCGAGCAGAACGTCGAGTTCGTGTCCGACCTGCTGGGCTACATGCGCGACAAGGGCCTCACCCGCATCGAGGCGACGCCGGAGGCCGAGACGGCGTGGACCGCCCATGTCTACGACACCGGATCGCGGCTGCTGCTCACCAAGGTCGATTCCTGGATGACCGGTGTGAACAAGAACGTCCCCGGCCGCCTCAATCGCACCTTCATGGCCTATGCCGGCGGCGCGCCGAAGTATCGCCAGAAGTGCGAGGAGATCGCGGCGAACGGATATGAGGGGTTCAAGCTGTCATCCTGA